A region from the Acidiferrobacter sp. SPIII_3 genome encodes:
- the ureC gene encoding urease subunit alpha: MIDIPRKAYAALYGPTVGDRVQLADTDLWIEVEHDHAIYGEEVKFGGGKVIRDGQGQGQYDCAHAMDTVITNALIVDHRGIVKGDIGLKGGRIAVIGKAGNGDVQPGVTVPIGPGTEIIAGEGLIATPGAIDAHVHFICPQQVEQALMSGVTTLIGGGTGPAAGTNATTCTPGPWHMERMLGAIEDMPVNIGFLGKGNASLPKALEEQIEAGAIGLKLHEDWGTTPSSIDNCLGVAERYDVQVAIHTDTLNESGFVDDTIAAFRDRTIHTYHTEGAGGGHAPDIIKVCGYSNVLPSSTNPTRPFTVNTLDEHLDMLMVCHHLDPAIPEDVAFAESRIRPETIAAEDILQDLGAISMMSSDSQAMGRVGEVIMRTWQTAHKMKAQRGVLPGDGVRHDNARVKRYIAKYTINPARAHGISREVGSLEPGKLADIVLWRPAFFGVKPSLVIKGGMIAASPMGDANASIPTPQPVIYRPMFGALGLAPAATCLTFVSQAALDRDIGARLGLKRRLAPVSETRGLRKADMAHNDYLPRIEVDPQTYQVYADGVLLYCDPAAELPLAQRYFLF; this comes from the coding sequence GTCGGTGACCGCGTGCAGCTCGCCGACACCGATCTGTGGATCGAGGTCGAGCATGATCATGCGATCTACGGCGAGGAGGTGAAGTTCGGCGGGGGCAAGGTGATCCGCGATGGACAAGGTCAGGGCCAGTATGACTGCGCGCATGCCATGGATACGGTGATCACCAACGCCTTGATCGTCGACCATCGCGGCATCGTCAAGGGTGATATCGGCCTGAAGGGGGGCCGGATCGCGGTCATCGGCAAGGCCGGGAATGGTGATGTGCAGCCCGGGGTCACGGTCCCGATCGGTCCGGGCACGGAGATCATCGCCGGGGAGGGGCTGATTGCGACGCCAGGGGCCATAGATGCCCATGTCCACTTCATTTGTCCCCAGCAAGTCGAGCAGGCCCTCATGTCGGGCGTCACCACCTTGATCGGTGGCGGCACCGGGCCCGCCGCCGGCACCAATGCCACGACCTGCACGCCTGGCCCCTGGCACATGGAACGGATGCTCGGCGCCATCGAGGACATGCCGGTGAATATCGGTTTCCTGGGCAAGGGCAACGCCAGTCTGCCCAAGGCCCTGGAGGAGCAGATCGAGGCCGGGGCCATCGGTCTCAAGCTGCATGAAGACTGGGGGACCACACCTTCGTCGATCGACAACTGCCTCGGTGTCGCCGAGCGTTACGATGTGCAGGTGGCCATCCATACCGACACCTTGAACGAGTCAGGATTCGTCGATGACACGATCGCGGCGTTCCGGGACCGCACCATCCACACCTACCATACCGAGGGGGCGGGTGGCGGTCACGCCCCGGACATCATCAAGGTTTGCGGGTATTCGAATGTCCTGCCCTCGTCCACGAATCCGACGCGGCCTTTCACGGTCAACACGCTCGATGAGCATCTGGACATGCTCATGGTCTGTCATCATCTGGACCCGGCGATCCCCGAGGATGTGGCCTTTGCCGAGTCGCGCATCCGCCCGGAGACCATAGCCGCCGAGGATATCCTGCAGGACCTGGGGGCGATCAGCATGATGTCATCGGACTCCCAGGCCATGGGCCGCGTGGGCGAGGTCATCATGCGTACCTGGCAGACCGCGCACAAGATGAAGGCGCAGCGCGGCGTCTTGCCGGGCGATGGGGTGCGCCACGACAACGCGCGCGTCAAACGCTACATCGCCAAATACACCATCAATCCGGCCCGGGCCCACGGCATAAGCCGCGAGGTGGGCTCGCTGGAACCCGGCAAGCTTGCCGACATCGTGCTCTGGCGCCCGGCGTTCTTCGGCGTCAAGCCCTCGCTTGTGATCAAGGGCGGCATGATCGCGGCCTCGCCGATGGGCGATGCCAACGCCTCGATCCCGACCCCGCAACCGGTCATCTATCGGCCGATGTTCGGGGCCCTGGGGCTCGCGCCGGCGGCCACCTGTCTCACCTTCGTTTCACAGGCGGCGCTCGATCGCGACATAGGTGCGCGCCTTGGCCTCAAGCGGCGGTTGGCGCCGGTGTCGGAGACCCGCGGTTTGCGCAAGGCCGACATGGCCCACAATGACTACCTGCCGCGCATCGAGGTCGATCCGCAGACCTACCAGGTCTATGCCGATGGCGTGTTGTTGTACTGCGACCCGGCGGCGGAGTTGCCGCTCGCGCAGCGTTATTTCCTGTTCTAG
- the ureG gene encoding urease accessory protein UreG — MSTPRDHGPLRVGVGGPVGSGKTALVDALCKAMRERHDIAVVTNDIYTREDAEFLMRSGALPVERIVGVETGGCPHTAIREDASMNLAAVFDLTRRFPALAILFIESGGDNLSATFSPELSDLTLYVIDVAAGDKIPRKGGPGITRSDLLVINKIDLAPHVGASLDVMRRDAARMRGERPFVFTNLKTGEGVSAVVAFIEGEGGLRPALPR; from the coding sequence ATGAGCACGCCCCGCGATCATGGGCCCTTGCGGGTGGGTGTCGGTGGACCGGTTGGTTCCGGCAAGACCGCGCTCGTCGACGCCTTGTGCAAAGCGATGCGCGAGCGCCACGATATCGCGGTGGTCACCAATGACATCTACACGCGGGAGGACGCCGAGTTCCTGATGCGTAGCGGCGCCCTGCCCGTCGAGCGGATCGTGGGCGTCGAGACCGGGGGTTGCCCCCATACCGCGATCCGCGAGGATGCCTCCATGAACCTCGCCGCGGTCTTCGACTTAACGCGCCGTTTCCCGGCCCTTGCGATCCTGTTCATTGAAAGCGGGGGCGACAATCTGAGCGCCACCTTCAGTCCCGAGCTCTCCGACCTCACCCTCTATGTCATCGACGTCGCCGCCGGCGACAAGATCCCGCGCAAGGGCGGCCCGGGGATCACCCGCTCGGACCTGCTCGTCATCAACAAGATCGACCTGGCGCCCCACGTCGGGGCCTCTCTCGACGTCATGCGCCGCGATGCCGCGCGCATGCGCGGCGAGCGGCCCTTTGTCTTCACCAACCTAAAGACCGGGGAGGGCGTGTCCGCGGTCGTGGCCTTCATCGAAGGCGAAGGCGGCCTGCGGCCGGCGCTGCCCCGTTAA
- the ureE gene encoding urease accessory protein UreE, whose protein sequence is MRRVMSHADANAPWQAVLTLPFERRAKSRQRAVLDDGGEVHLDLPRGRALRDGDRLRAEDGLVILVRAAAECLSRAASDEPLSLARACYHLGNRHVPVQIEVGAVAYLADHVLDAMVRQLGLSVTARTGPFEPEGGAYGHHHHE, encoded by the coding sequence ATGCGCCGGGTGATGAGCCATGCCGATGCCAACGCGCCCTGGCAGGCGGTGCTGACCCTGCCCTTCGAGCGGCGCGCGAAGAGCCGCCAGCGTGCCGTGCTCGATGACGGCGGGGAGGTGCATCTGGATCTGCCGCGCGGCCGGGCCCTGCGCGATGGCGACCGGTTGCGCGCCGAGGATGGGCTTGTGATCCTGGTGCGTGCCGCCGCGGAATGTCTCAGCCGGGCGGCGAGCGATGAGCCGCTCTCGCTGGCGCGCGCCTGCTACCATCTCGGCAACCGCCACGTCCCGGTGCAGATCGAGGTGGGGGCAGTCGCTTATCTCGCAGACCACGTGCTCGATGCCATGGTCCGACAGCTGGGGCTTTCGGTGACGGCCCGGACCGGACCGTTCGAGCCGGAGGGCGGGGCCTATGGACATCACCATCATGAATGA
- a CDS encoding urease accessory protein UreF, producing MDITIMNDAVVLCQTLRLASPALPIGAYSYSQGLETAVAKGWVVDEPTARDWIEGLLLLAIARLDLPLVCRLRRALEAHDHARLSFWSHYLRASREARELVDEDRMLGAGLLRLLGDDPWARQASAADCPPSLPLGFAAAGLAWGLSEQAALTAYAWSWLENQVAAALKTVPLGQSAGQRLLSAMLTPLARAVTCAPGIADDDLGALAPGFAIACAHHETQYTRLFRS from the coding sequence ATGGACATCACCATCATGAATGACGCGGTAGTGCTCTGCCAGACCCTGCGCCTTGCGAGCCCGGCCTTGCCCATCGGCGCCTACAGTTATTCCCAGGGGCTCGAGACCGCGGTCGCCAAGGGCTGGGTGGTGGATGAACCCACGGCGCGCGATTGGATAGAGGGTCTCCTGCTGCTTGCCATCGCGCGCCTCGACCTGCCGCTTGTGTGCCGCCTGCGCCGCGCGCTCGAGGCCCATGATCACGCGCGGCTTTCGTTCTGGAGTCACTATTTGCGGGCGAGCCGCGAGGCCCGCGAACTCGTCGATGAAGACCGCATGCTGGGCGCGGGCCTTCTGCGGCTCTTGGGCGACGACCCGTGGGCGCGGCAGGCCAGCGCGGCCGATTGCCCGCCAAGCCTCCCTTTGGGATTCGCCGCGGCGGGCCTCGCCTGGGGTCTCTCCGAGCAGGCGGCGTTGACCGCCTATGCCTGGTCGTGGCTCGAGAATCAGGTCGCGGCGGCCCTGAAGACCGTGCCGCTTGGGCAAAGCGCTGGCCAGCGTCTCTTGAGTGCGATGCTCACACCGCTTGCGCGCGCGGTCACCTGTGCCCCGGGGATCGCCGACGATGACCTGGGCGCGCTGGCCCCGGGTTTTGCCATCGCCTGCGCCCATCACGAGACCCAATACACGCGGCTCTTCCGGTCATGA